TGGATAACGTTCCAGATGCCAATGTGCTGTCCACCCGGATCTTCGACGTATTGCCCCTGTTGCAGGCGCTCCAGTATTTCTTGCTCAAATCCAACACCGTTATCCGTAATCGAAAGTTGAAGAACCGAAGATGGTGCAGGATCAGATAACGTTTTCGACTTGCGTGCTGTTATGCGAATAACAAAAGGCTCTTTGCGCCGCTGAAAACCATGAATAATGGCATTCTCCACAAAAGGCTGAATCGTTAAGGGCGGCAGCACATAGTGCCCAAGATCCGGTTCAACATCCAGAACGAAATCCAGCTTGTTTGGAAACCTCAGCTTCTGGATCTCCAAATAATGACTGATATGTTGCAATTCTTCATCCAATCGAATGACACGTTTGCCTGCACGCAGGCTGAACCTGAAATAATCTGCCAGATGACCAGCCATCTGCTGCACCAGCTCATGCTTTTGCAACGAAGCCAGGCTATGAATGATATTCAATGAATTCAGGTAAAAGTGAGGATTAATCTGCATCTGCAATTGTTTGAACTCTGCTTCCCTCGTGCGCAATTGCTCCTCATACACATCTATCTTCAGATGCTGGATCTCACTTGTCATCTGATTGAAGCTGTGCGTGACAAACTCCAGTTCAGATGAAGCCGGCGTCTCAAGCCTCACATCAAGTTCTCCTCGGCTAACCCTCCTCATCCCACGTATGACCACATTCATTGGACGGAACAGGAGCTGCCTGAGAAAAATCATAGCTGTGATCAGGATGACCGCTGCACCAATCGGAAGCAGGCGAATGATCTGCTGAAAAAATGGCAGGTTTCGCATCATGTCCTCCTCGGGCAGCAGCACAATATAATTCATCTCAGACATGGCTGAGGGAATGCCAAGCATCAGATACTGACGTGCATTGCCTGTGGATGTCACTTCAGAGATCACCTGGTATGGATTATTCAATCCAGTGATATGGGCTGCGGCCAGTTTGATTTGTGCCGAGTTCAGGGCTGAATCGGACAGTGCCCCGCCATCTGCTCCCACGATGACTGCACCTCCCCGGTCACCGGATTCCGTGAATTGCTCGGGGTGATTCAGTGCGTTCATGTCCACCAGCGCCCCCGCATAGAACTGGGCGTTGATCCGCACCGTTTTGACCAAGGCATTCCATGTGCCTCCCCGAACGATGCTCCACTCCGGCTTCTGAATTTCCCCCTCCAGCTGCTGCATCTGGACCGGCATGCTCTCCTGCACAATCGACATTTTGACATCATAATTGCCTGAAGTAGCGAGCAACAGATCATCATTCACAGCATCGTACAGAAAAAATGAATCGATCAGATTATAAAATCCGATATCGGTCATGAATTTGTTCATAATGCGCTGTTTCGCAATAATATAATCGCCGCTGCCATATTTGAGAAAAAACAGGGAGATAATATCCGGATCTCGCTCGCCCAGACTGTATAAATACCGATTGGTCTCCTGCAGCACGCGCTCGTTCTGCTCCACACTTTTTGCAAGATGATTCATATTGGTGAGAGACACTTGATCACGCACAACTTTCATGGCGTACACATTGTTGTAATAGAGCAGCATGAATAATGGCAGCATGATCAATGTCAGACCCACAATAAACTTAAAGCGCAGTGAACGGATGAAATTCATGAATTCCCGCCCTTTTGTCTAATCTGGATTTCAGTTCTTATGCACATCGTTGTAACCGCTATCAATCCTAAGCAATTTCTTCCGCTTTCAGATGATCTACTTCTGTGTTTCTTCCATCTTCTTCCTTATAATGGCATGTTTATTGTAATCATACTTGCTTGCGTCTGTCTATGTGATTCCGTGACCTGTTACTGTCAATTCTGGTGACTTGCACTTCTTGGTTTACTATACGTGTTCGAGGGTCCATACTCTAATTAGTTCTCCATCTGTAAAAAAAATCCTTCTCCATACTCCACGAACGCCCGGTGATGACATGCATACGATATACCACTCCTTGAATTGACACCAAGGATGTAAGGAGGCATGTCCGATGAATATTCAACTCGTCCCATTGCATTATGTATATCTGGCTTTTATCATCTTGATTATCGCCGTCATGGTTCGGCGTAGAGACACAACCATCATTTGTGTCGCAGGTATTATGACCATTGGACTCCTCGCGACCGAAACATTAAGCGGATCGGTTTCCGGCATCTTCAGCAGTTTTATCTACGCAGCCAAAGAGCTGCTCAGCACCATTTTTATCATCTCGATCATTGTCGCCATGAGCCGAGTGTTAATTCGGACGGGAATCAATGAAGTCATGGTGACACCGCTTACCCGATTCATCCGTTCTCCACAGGTCGCCTATTGGGGAATTGGATTCATTATGATGATCGTATCGCTGTTCTTCTGGCCCTCACCTGCCGTTGCCCTGGTTGGGGCGGTACTTCTTCCGGTAGCGGTACGCGTCGGACTTCCTCCCATCGGTGCTGCCATTGCCATGAATCTGTTCGGGCACGGAATTGCCTTATCAGGGGATTACATTATCCAAGGGGCACCCAAACTAACAGCTGATGCAGCTGGACTTCCCGTTACCGCTGTTATGACTGCAAGTATCCCACTTGTCATCGTGATGGGGACAGTATCAACGGTAACCGCATTCTGGATGCTGCGCAAGGAGATGAAATCAGGTTCTCCCGTTAAACTCAGTGATCCGATCTCTGGTGAAGCCGTAACCGTACATCCACCTTTGTCAGACTCTGCGCCGATTTCAGAGAAGCCAGCCGTTCAACGTCAACCAATGCCGCCACGTTTGCAAAAGGCATTTGCTTTAATTATCCCCTTGTTATTCTTAGTCGATGTCATTCTGATGTTTTTACTTAAACTTCAAGGCGGTGATGCCACAGCACTTATTGGCGGAACAGCCGTGCTCATTCTGATTGCCGTATCACTTGCCGCGCATCGTCATACAGGTCCGGAAGAAACAACAAACTATTTAATTGAAGGATTTCAGTTCGGGTTCAAGGTGTTTGGTCCTGTCATACCGATTGCCGCTTTCTTTTATCTTGGAGATGCTGCGATCACAGAGCTGTTCAACAACCCGCTGCCTGCTGGTTCACACGGTATTGTGAATGATTTGGGGGTTGCTCTTGCAGGGCTAGTGCCGCTGAATAATACGGTAGGTGCTATAACGATGACTGTGACCGGAGCGGTCACGGGAATGGATGGTTCGGGGTTCTCCGGAATATCCCTGGTCGGCTCCATTGCGTCCATGTTTGCAGGTTCGGCAGATTCCGCACCGGTCTTGACGGCACTGGGCCAGGTCGCCGCCATATGGGTAGGCGGTGGGACCTTAATTCCATGGGCCTTAATTCCAGCCGCTGCCATTTGCGGAGTCAGTCCATTTGAACTGGCACGCCGCAATTTGAAGCCGGTACTGCTGGGATTAACAGTTACCACCATTGTGGCTATCTTTCTCATCTAATTGCTTAAACAGGCTATTCGAACTGAAAAGACGTACGCAAGCGGGCCCATTGCCAAAGTTCTTCCTTGCTCATAGCGGCCAGATGAAGCATTTCGTCATAGGGGTCTCCCTGAAGTCCCAGGACCGCAGCGAATGCAGGCTCCGTCTTACAGCCTTCCAGCTTCAGTTTGCGAATCTCCCGATGTCCTGCTTCACCCCAGAGTTGCAACAATTCCCACTCAACCAGCATATGAATATAAGCATTCTGCCTGCGTACAGCTATGGATTGAGCGAAAATCTCTACAGGCCAGTTTCCAATATCCACACTACAGGTCACATAAGGACGCTGGCCAGCACGGCCATCCCCCCGGTCGCATCGAAAACCCTGCATTCCGCCCAGTTGTTGGTGCACCAAGGTTTCGAACGCCTCCAGATCCGCTCCCTCACATAATAGATCAAGATCACTTCCGGGAATATCAATATCAATGGGCACTGTTCCAGCCGGATAAGGCTGGTAAGCAGCCAATATGCTCAACAATCCACTGGATTGCAGTACCTTATACGCATCCTGCTGACGCTCGTTCCCCGAGGCCAAATGTACCATTACATCCGTAGTTGTAATCATGTCACAACCTCGGGCACTGGCTCATTCCGACGCTCCTGTAACGACTTGTTTCACGCGCCCCACCTGTCCACTGGTCAAACGTACTTTGATTCCATGCGGGTGTGTAGGCGATTTGGTCAACAAATCCTTCACGATACCACGTGTCAGTTTGCCTGTCGGCTGATCTTGCTTGAGCACGATATCCACTTCAAGACCCGGTTTGATATTTACGCGTTGTTGTCCGTTCATGGGTTTCCTCTCCTCTTCAACGTATTCCATGTCATGCAGCCCTAATTCACAAAGCTTCATCTATTGTAGACGTTTTGGATTGAAAACAAAAGCCATGTCCCATGTTCAAAAACATAACCGAACGGTTATTTCTGCTTGGAAGAGGGATCAGAGGATTTGTTTTTCATCACTTTCAGAGCTGATCGATAGACTTCATCTGCACTCTTTTCAGGTTCTTTAGTATCCGTCAGCACTGCTTCCTCTTCCACTTCAGCAGGTTTACGGAAATGAAGCAACGCTTGACGGTAAGCTTGGTCACCCTCTGTCGTCTGCGTCTCTTTTTCCTGAGGTGA
Above is a window of Paenibacillus sp. E222 DNA encoding:
- a CDS encoding sensor histidine kinase, producing MNFIRSLRFKFIVGLTLIMLPLFMLLYYNNVYAMKVVRDQVSLTNMNHLAKSVEQNERVLQETNRYLYSLGERDPDIISLFFLKYGSGDYIIAKQRIMNKFMTDIGFYNLIDSFFLYDAVNDDLLLATSGNYDVKMSIVQESMPVQMQQLEGEIQKPEWSIVRGGTWNALVKTVRINAQFYAGALVDMNALNHPEQFTESGDRGGAVIVGADGGALSDSALNSAQIKLAAAHITGLNNPYQVISEVTSTGNARQYLMLGIPSAMSEMNYIVLLPEEDMMRNLPFFQQIIRLLPIGAAVILITAMIFLRQLLFRPMNVVIRGMRRVSRGELDVRLETPASSELEFVTHSFNQMTSEIQHLKIDVYEEQLRTREAEFKQLQMQINPHFYLNSLNIIHSLASLQKHELVQQMAGHLADYFRFSLRAGKRVIRLDEELQHISHYLEIQKLRFPNKLDFVLDVEPDLGHYVLPPLTIQPFVENAIIHGFQRRKEPFVIRITARKSKTLSDPAPSSVLQLSITDNGVGFEQEILERLQQGQYVEDPGGQHIGIWNVIHRLLVKYGEHAGLQFSNQTEGGAAVHIHMPAQTEEEEGGANAEPVDRG
- a CDS encoding DUF4269 domain-containing protein; its protein translation is MITTTDVMVHLASGNERQQDAYKVLQSSGLLSILAAYQPYPAGTVPIDIDIPGSDLDLLCEGADLEAFETLVHQQLGGMQGFRCDRGDGRAGQRPYVTCSVDIGNWPVEIFAQSIAVRRQNAYIHMLVEWELLQLWGEAGHREIRKLKLEGCKTEPAFAAVLGLQGDPYDEMLHLAAMSKEELWQWARLRTSFQFE
- a CDS encoding YwbE family protein, which encodes MNGQQRVNIKPGLEVDIVLKQDQPTGKLTRGIVKDLLTKSPTHPHGIKVRLTSGQVGRVKQVVTGASE